One Brevibacillus choshinensis genomic window carries:
- the sdhB gene encoding succinate dehydrogenase iron-sulfur subunit, protein MTQARQIRIKVKRQDSADQAPYWEEFDVPYRKNMNVISVLMEIQRNPVRADGVRVRSVFWEYNCLEEVCGACSMRINGKVRQACSALIDRLEQPIVLEPMSTFPVEKDLIVNRQIMFEGLQKIKGWIAIDGTYPLGPGPRIAPDEQQEAYKYATCMTCGCCLEACPNVNDHSPYLGPQAMAQAKYFNSHPIGKMMAKERLEAVVSKEGIANCGNSQNCVQVCPKEIPLTTALAELNRDANRYMLRKLLKG, encoded by the coding sequence ATGACACAGGCGCGGCAGATTCGGATCAAGGTCAAGCGTCAGGATTCAGCGGATCAAGCGCCTTATTGGGAAGAATTCGACGTCCCCTACCGCAAAAACATGAACGTCATCTCGGTCCTCATGGAAATCCAGCGCAACCCTGTCCGGGCAGATGGCGTGCGGGTGCGATCGGTGTTCTGGGAATACAACTGCCTGGAGGAGGTGTGCGGAGCCTGCAGCATGCGGATCAACGGCAAGGTGCGGCAAGCCTGCTCGGCCCTGATCGATCGTTTGGAGCAGCCAATAGTTCTCGAGCCGATGAGCACCTTTCCCGTCGAGAAGGATTTGATCGTCAATCGTCAAATCATGTTCGAAGGCCTGCAAAAAATCAAAGGGTGGATCGCCATCGACGGTACCTATCCACTGGGACCGGGACCGCGGATCGCACCGGATGAGCAGCAGGAGGCGTACAAATATGCCACATGCATGACGTGCGGCTGCTGTCTGGAGGCATGTCCGAATGTCAATGACCACTCCCCTTATTTGGGGCCGCAAGCGATGGCGCAAGCGAAGTATTTCAACAGCCATCCGATCGGCAAAATGATGGCCAAGGAGCGCCTCGAGGCTGTGGTCAGCAAAGAAGGCATCGCGAACTGCGGAAATTCGCAAAACTGCGTGCAGGTCTGTCCAAAGGAAATTCCTTTGACGACGGCATTGGCCGAGCTGAATCGAGATGCGAACCGCTACATGCTGCGCAAGCTATTGAAAGGGTGA
- a CDS encoding fumarate hydratase: protein MREVTYDTIVEAVKRLCIDANVELGSDVVRAMQEAKSQEKSAVADEVLSQLLQNAEIAAAERVPMCQDTGMAVFLVELGQDCHIVGGSLYDAINEGIRRGYGEGYLRASIVQDPIQRKNTGDNTPGIVHVELVSGDTCTIHMTAKGFGSENMSRLQMMKPSDGIDAVEDFVVETVRLAGPNACPPVVVGVGLGGNFEHSAYLAKRALFRPVGERNQRPDAAELELALLAKINQLGLGPQGMGGRTTALDVHVELYATHIAGLPVAVNINCHASRHKHVTL from the coding sequence ATGCGGGAAGTGACCTATGACACAATCGTCGAAGCGGTAAAGCGGCTCTGTATTGACGCGAATGTAGAGCTTGGATCTGATGTCGTGCGAGCCATGCAGGAGGCGAAAAGTCAGGAAAAGTCTGCAGTTGCGGACGAAGTGCTGTCGCAGCTGCTGCAAAATGCCGAGATCGCCGCAGCCGAGAGGGTCCCGATGTGCCAAGACACCGGGATGGCTGTCTTTCTGGTCGAGCTGGGGCAGGACTGCCATATTGTCGGGGGCAGCCTGTACGACGCGATCAACGAAGGAATTCGCAGAGGCTACGGAGAGGGATACTTGCGCGCCTCCATCGTCCAGGATCCCATCCAGCGCAAAAATACGGGGGACAATACGCCGGGCATTGTGCATGTGGAGCTCGTCTCCGGAGATACCTGCACCATCCACATGACGGCCAAGGGCTTCGGCAGTGAAAACATGAGCAGGCTGCAAATGATGAAGCCCTCTGACGGGATCGATGCAGTCGAGGATTTCGTCGTCGAGACGGTGAGGCTGGCAGGACCCAACGCTTGTCCGCCTGTCGTCGTGGGCGTCGGGCTGGGGGGGAACTTTGAGCATTCTGCCTATCTGGCAAAGCGAGCGCTGTTTCGCCCGGTGGGAGAGCGAAATCAGCGGCCGGATGCGGCAGAGCTGGAGCTGGCACTCCTTGCGAAAATCAATCAGCTCGGTTTGGGACCACAAGGAATGGGCGGCCGCACGACGGCATTGGACGTCCACGTGGAGCTCTACGCTACCCATATCGCGGGACTTCCGGTAGCGGTCAATATCAATTGCCATGCAAGCCGCCACAAGCACGTCACTTTGTAG
- a CDS encoding CaiB/BaiF CoA transferase family protein, whose amino-acid sequence MRPLDGITVVALEQAVAAPFATRQLAELGARVIKIERPHVGDFARHYDKTVHGMSSHFVWCNHSKESLTLNVKAPEAKGILDRLLSRADVFIQNFGPGAIDRLGFGTDVLKEVYPHLIICSISGYGENGPYREKKAYDLLVQCEAGLVSVTGSEEVPSKVGISVADIAAGMYAYSGILTALIARSKTGKGSVLEISMLEALGEWMGFPLYYTNYSGNEPKRNGASHATIYPYGPFRTGNEKTVFLAIQNEREWEMFCKLVIEQPERVDDPRFVTNSERLDNRDVLQGVIDEVFSRLTAEEVIERLERAKIANARLNTVQDFWDHPQLRARNRWRQVETPVGPVQTLLPPVTMQGMEPHLGPIPQLGEHNEKILMECGFDEGTIRKWREAGVV is encoded by the coding sequence ATGCGCCCATTGGATGGGATCACGGTCGTTGCACTGGAGCAGGCTGTAGCCGCGCCGTTTGCGACCCGCCAATTAGCGGAGCTGGGAGCGAGAGTTATCAAAATTGAAAGGCCGCATGTCGGTGACTTTGCCCGCCATTACGACAAGACGGTCCACGGCATGTCGAGCCACTTTGTTTGGTGCAATCACTCCAAGGAGTCTCTCACATTGAATGTCAAAGCCCCCGAAGCGAAAGGCATTCTCGACCGGCTGCTCTCCCGGGCGGATGTGTTTATCCAAAATTTTGGACCCGGGGCCATTGATCGTCTCGGCTTTGGTACCGACGTATTGAAGGAAGTGTACCCGCACCTCATCATTTGCAGCATTTCGGGCTACGGGGAGAACGGGCCGTATCGGGAAAAGAAGGCGTACGATTTGCTCGTCCAGTGCGAGGCAGGTCTCGTCTCCGTGACTGGATCAGAAGAGGTCCCCTCCAAGGTCGGCATCTCTGTAGCGGATATCGCCGCGGGGATGTATGCCTATTCGGGGATTTTGACGGCATTGATCGCGCGCAGCAAAACCGGCAAAGGAAGCGTGCTGGAAATCTCCATGCTCGAAGCATTGGGGGAATGGATGGGGTTTCCACTTTATTATACAAACTACAGCGGAAATGAACCGAAACGAAACGGAGCGAGCCACGCGACGATCTATCCGTACGGGCCGTTTCGTACAGGGAATGAAAAGACCGTATTTCTCGCCATTCAAAACGAGCGGGAGTGGGAGATGTTCTGCAAGCTGGTGATCGAGCAGCCAGAGCGAGTGGACGATCCCCGGTTCGTTACCAATTCGGAGCGGTTGGACAATCGCGATGTGCTGCAAGGCGTCATTGATGAGGTGTTTTCGCGTTTGACGGCAGAGGAGGTCATCGAGCGACTGGAACGAGCCAAGATCGCCAATGCGCGGCTCAATACGGTTCAGGATTTTTGGGATCATCCGCAGCTTCGGGCACGCAATCGCTGGCGGCAGGTAGAGACTCCGGTGGGACCTGTGCAGACGCTTCTTCCCCCTGTGACGATGCAAGGCATGGAGCCTCATTTGGGACCGATCCCGCAGCTGGGCGAGCACAACGAAAAAATCCTGATGGAGTGCGGATTTGACGAGGGAACGATCCGCAAATGGCGAGAGGCAGGTGTGGTGTGA
- a CDS encoding Fe-S-containing hydro-lyase has translation MSVKQLAMPLIQEQINELRAGDRVELTGWMYTARDAAHERMVEMVQAGGTLPVDIAGQTIYYVGPTPAKPGQIIGSAGPTTSSRMDPYTPVLLSLGLKGMIGKGSRSQSVKEGIVQSRAVYFAAIGGAGALLAKTIRSAEVVAFHDLGPEAIYRLEVERFPVIVINDICGGDLYQQSQSL, from the coding sequence ATGTCAGTCAAGCAACTCGCAATGCCGCTCATTCAGGAACAAATCAACGAGCTGCGGGCGGGAGACAGGGTGGAGCTCACCGGGTGGATGTACACGGCCCGGGATGCCGCTCACGAGCGGATGGTCGAAATGGTGCAGGCCGGCGGTACGCTGCCAGTGGACATCGCGGGGCAGACCATTTATTACGTCGGCCCTACACCTGCCAAGCCGGGGCAGATCATCGGCTCGGCAGGTCCGACGACGAGCAGCCGCATGGACCCGTATACCCCTGTCTTGCTATCCCTGGGGCTAAAGGGGATGATCGGGAAGGGGAGCCGCAGCCAGTCGGTCAAGGAGGGAATCGTCCAGTCCCGGGCCGTCTATTTTGCAGCGATTGGAGGAGCAGGCGCTTTGCTGGCCAAGACCATTCGTTCGGCAGAAGTCGTCGCATTCCATGACCTTGGTCCGGAAGCCATCTACCGCTTGGAGGTGGAACGCTTTCCCGTCATCGTCATCAACGACATCTGTGGCGGCGATCTGTATCAGCAATCGCAATCCCTTTGA
- a CDS encoding hydroxymethylglutaryl-CoA reductase, degradative, translated as MTTSRVSGFYKLSPEERLEKVAQECQLTSEEKQILSGVIAFPLRTANAMIENVVGIMSIPLGIATNFKINGVDRFIPMATEEASVVAAASNAARTAYDLGGFHTSLSGSIMRGQIQVVDLTDPYGAMARIYENKQEILDRCNAKDPTLVSLGGGAIDVEVHVIERAKQPMVVLHLLVDTRDAMGANAVNTMAEAVAPYIEEITSGRVVLRIISNLADRRLIRARAVFSTEELGGKEVVDNIIRAYEFAECDPYRATTHNKGIMNGISAVVLATGNDTRAVEAGAHAYASVSGRYRSLTRWELNREGNLVGTIEVPMAVGIVGGATKSHPTARLGLKVMGITNAEDLAGAIAAVGLAQNLAAMRALAAEGIQRGHMALHARNLAMMAGARDDQIDQIVAQAILEKDVRYDRILELTKQLQEGVANGN; from the coding sequence ATGACTACCAGCAGGGTATCGGGATTTTACAAACTATCCCCTGAGGAAAGACTTGAGAAAGTGGCACAGGAGTGTCAACTTACGAGTGAAGAAAAGCAAATCTTGTCAGGCGTCATCGCTTTTCCATTGCGCACGGCAAATGCCATGATTGAAAATGTAGTCGGCATCATGTCGATTCCGCTTGGGATCGCGACCAATTTCAAAATCAACGGGGTCGATCGATTCATTCCGATGGCGACCGAAGAGGCCTCTGTCGTGGCTGCAGCGAGCAACGCCGCTCGCACCGCTTACGATCTGGGAGGCTTCCACACCTCTCTCAGCGGATCGATCATGCGAGGACAGATTCAAGTGGTGGACCTGACTGACCCGTACGGTGCAATGGCCCGAATCTATGAAAACAAACAAGAGATTCTGGATCGCTGTAATGCAAAAGATCCGACACTTGTTTCGCTGGGCGGCGGCGCGATTGACGTCGAAGTGCACGTGATCGAACGGGCCAAGCAGCCGATGGTCGTGCTGCATCTGCTCGTGGATACCCGCGATGCGATGGGGGCGAATGCCGTCAACACGATGGCAGAGGCAGTGGCTCCTTACATTGAAGAGATTACATCCGGCCGCGTGGTGCTGCGCATCATCTCCAACCTGGCAGATCGTCGCCTGATCCGTGCACGTGCGGTATTCTCCACCGAAGAGCTGGGAGGCAAGGAGGTAGTGGACAACATCATCCGCGCCTACGAGTTTGCCGAGTGCGATCCTTACCGCGCGACCACGCACAACAAAGGGATCATGAACGGGATCTCCGCCGTCGTGCTCGCGACAGGCAATGACACACGCGCCGTAGAGGCAGGGGCGCACGCTTATGCGTCTGTATCCGGCCGCTATCGCTCGCTCACTCGCTGGGAGCTGAATCGGGAAGGCAATCTGGTGGGAACCATTGAAGTGCCGATGGCGGTAGGGATCGTCGGGGGAGCCACCAAATCCCATCCGACTGCTCGTCTCGGCTTGAAAGTGATGGGGATTACCAATGCGGAGGATCTGGCAGGAGCAATCGCAGCTGTCGGGCTGGCGCAAAACCTGGCTGCCATGCGCGCGCTCGCCGCAGAGGGCATTCAAAGAGGTCATATGGCTCTGCATGCACGCAACCTCGCGATGATGGCAGGTGCCCGTGACGACCAGATCGACCAGATCGTAGCGCAAGCGATCCTGGAAAAGGACGTGCGCTATGACCGCATTCTGGAGCTGACCAAACAATTGCAGGAGGGGGTTGCCAATGGAAACTGA
- a CDS encoding HpcH/HpaI aldolase/citrate lyase family protein produces the protein MRQARTWMFVPGSDRNKLEKVDRLQADAVIYDLEDAVAFGEKDIARQLVHEVLQAGRAAGSPARYVRVNAMDTPYFEEDIRSTWGIGLGGIVLPKAEDPKAIARLDAILAGQQHTSPVEIVPLIETARGLYQAYEIARASKRIKRLMFGSIDFALDIQAQLTPDGGELLYARSQLVVVSRAAGIEAPIDAVFPNIRDTAGLIRETQRAKQLGFRGKLLIHPCQIGPVREVFAPSSEEVLEAEQIVSAFQEALSAGIGSIQVRGKMVDTPVYERAKRVLEEVSRLIQSKEKSDERK, from the coding sequence ATGAGGCAGGCCCGCACATGGATGTTCGTCCCGGGCTCGGATCGAAACAAGCTGGAAAAGGTGGATCGATTGCAGGCCGATGCCGTCATTTACGATCTGGAGGATGCAGTGGCCTTTGGGGAAAAGGACATCGCCAGACAGCTCGTGCATGAGGTGCTGCAGGCAGGGCGAGCAGCAGGCTCGCCAGCCCGTTACGTCCGCGTCAACGCCATGGACACCCCTTATTTTGAAGAAGATATCAGAAGCACCTGGGGGATCGGACTTGGCGGGATTGTCCTCCCGAAAGCAGAAGACCCCAAAGCAATCGCGAGGCTTGACGCGATACTCGCTGGGCAACAGCATACCTCCCCCGTCGAAATCGTCCCTTTGATCGAGACGGCTCGCGGCTTGTATCAGGCTTACGAAATCGCCAGAGCGAGCAAGCGGATCAAGCGTCTGATGTTCGGCTCGATTGATTTTGCACTCGATATTCAGGCGCAGCTGACTCCCGATGGAGGGGAGCTGCTCTACGCGCGATCACAGCTTGTCGTCGTCTCCCGAGCGGCAGGCATCGAGGCTCCGATTGATGCCGTTTTTCCGAATATACGCGACACGGCTGGTTTGATCCGAGAGACACAGCGAGCCAAGCAGCTGGGCTTTCGAGGTAAGCTGCTCATTCACCCGTGCCAGATCGGTCCGGTGCGCGAAGTGTTTGCACCCAGCAGCGAGGAAGTGCTGGAAGCCGAGCAGATTGTGTCAGCCTTTCAGGAGGCGCTCTCCGCGGGGATCGGCAGCATTCAAGTCCGTGGGAAAATGGTCGATACGCCTGTCTATGAGCGGGCAAAAAGGGTCCTGGAGGAAGTCTCTCGTCTAATCCAAAGCAAGGAGAAGAGCGATGAGCGTAAGTAA
- a CDS encoding succinate dehydrogenase translates to MNHFLLSRLHSLAGIVPLGAFLIEHFYSNAVALLGASAYDRQVATLQGIPWLWVIEILFILIPVLYHAGYGIYLAILSEANTGSYGYASNWRFVLQRVSGIVTLLFVVYHVWSFRLKSAIFGMDIHFDAVSAHLMNPWIFAGYVVGILSTTFHFTNGLWSGLITWGITSGPRGQRLSGRIMLVLFFLLSAVGVASLAAFV, encoded by the coding sequence GTGAACCATTTTCTCCTCTCCAGGCTGCACTCCCTGGCAGGAATCGTGCCATTAGGTGCGTTCCTCATCGAGCACTTTTACTCCAATGCCGTCGCTCTGCTGGGTGCCTCCGCGTATGACAGGCAAGTGGCGACGCTTCAGGGCATTCCGTGGCTGTGGGTGATCGAGATCCTCTTTATCCTCATCCCGGTGCTGTATCATGCAGGCTACGGCATCTATCTGGCGATTTTGTCTGAGGCAAATACAGGCTCCTATGGATATGCGAGCAATTGGCGCTTTGTACTTCAGCGGGTGAGCGGGATCGTGACGCTGCTGTTCGTGGTTTACCACGTCTGGAGCTTTCGTTTGAAAAGCGCCATCTTCGGGATGGACATCCACTTTGATGCCGTGTCCGCGCACTTGATGAATCCGTGGATTTTCGCAGGCTACGTGGTGGGCATTCTCTCGACGACCTTTCATTTTACCAACGGCTTGTGGTCGGGACTCATCACATGGGGGATTACATCTGGTCCGCGCGGCCAGCGGTTGTCTGGTCGCATCATGCTGGTCTTGTTTTTCCTGCTTAGCGCCGTTGGGGTCGCGAGTCTCGCTGCGTTTGTCTAG
- a CDS encoding MmgE/PrpD family protein, producing MSVSKEFAQYVTRLTYAELPQEVVAFAKICILDWLGSALAGSSKAPIHMLAQVAQELGGSEQATLVTGGRSSVTHAALVNGASSHIVELDDIHKASIIHAGTVVIPAALAVAEWKQKSGRELIEAIVAGYEVCYRIGEAVSPSHYYFWHNTATCGTFGAAVAASKLLGQREEQIVHTLGSAGTQAAGLWEFIEDGAMSKQLHPGKAAMNGILAALLAEKGFTGASRILEGKRGFVRAMSQEVDPEQMTQGLGTTHKIMENSFKIHASCRHTHHAIDLIVAMMAEHGVSWQKVERVRVRTYQVALTITDNPDPGSVYAAKFSLQYCVALALVKGSAGLHDFTEEALYDPVIREVMRRVEVCVDPDIDARYPRKWEAAAELDLADGTTICQHAEYPKGDPENPVTHGQIVQKFRTLALDQPKDTIEHYLQMIDELEHVPDVAMFFAQMKGRGRA from the coding sequence ATGAGCGTAAGTAAAGAGTTCGCCCAGTACGTAACAAGGCTGACGTATGCGGAACTCCCGCAGGAAGTGGTGGCATTTGCGAAGATCTGCATTCTAGATTGGCTGGGATCGGCATTGGCAGGTTCCAGCAAGGCTCCCATTCACATGCTGGCCCAGGTGGCACAGGAGCTGGGGGGATCGGAGCAGGCGACCCTCGTGACCGGGGGCAGGTCATCGGTGACCCATGCTGCCCTGGTCAATGGAGCGTCCAGCCATATCGTCGAGCTGGATGATATCCACAAAGCCTCCATCATCCATGCCGGGACAGTCGTCATACCGGCTGCCCTGGCGGTGGCGGAATGGAAGCAAAAGAGCGGTCGGGAGCTGATCGAGGCGATCGTGGCGGGATACGAGGTCTGCTATCGCATTGGGGAGGCTGTATCTCCTTCTCACTATTATTTCTGGCACAACACGGCCACCTGCGGAACGTTCGGTGCGGCTGTCGCTGCGAGCAAGCTGCTTGGACAACGAGAGGAGCAAATCGTCCATACCCTGGGAAGCGCGGGGACACAGGCGGCAGGACTCTGGGAGTTCATCGAGGATGGTGCCATGTCCAAGCAGCTTCATCCGGGGAAAGCCGCAATGAACGGCATTTTGGCAGCACTTTTGGCTGAGAAGGGCTTTACCGGAGCCAGCCGGATCCTGGAGGGAAAGCGCGGATTCGTCCGCGCCATGTCGCAGGAAGTGGATCCGGAGCAGATGACACAGGGATTGGGCACGACGCACAAGATCATGGAGAACTCTTTTAAAATCCACGCCTCGTGCCGGCATACCCATCACGCGATTGATTTGATCGTTGCGATGATGGCGGAGCATGGCGTTTCATGGCAGAAAGTAGAGAGGGTACGCGTCCGCACCTACCAGGTTGCTCTGACGATCACAGACAATCCCGATCCGGGGAGTGTGTATGCCGCCAAGTTTAGTCTGCAGTATTGCGTCGCCCTCGCGCTGGTAAAAGGCAGTGCAGGCTTGCATGATTTTACCGAGGAGGCTCTCTATGATCCCGTCATTCGGGAAGTGATGCGGCGTGTGGAAGTCTGTGTCGATCCCGACATTGATGCGCGGTACCCGCGGAAATGGGAGGCGGCAGCAGAGCTTGATCTGGCGGATGGAACAACCATTTGTCAGCATGCGGAATATCCAAAGGGAGATCCGGAAAATCCGGTGACGCATGGACAAATCGTTCAGAAATTTCGGACATTGGCTTTGGATCAGCCAAAGGACACGATCGAGCATTATTTGCAGATGATCGATGAGCTGGAGCACGTGCCGGATGTGGCGATGTTCTTTGCCCAGATGAAAGGGAGAGGAAGAGCGTGA
- a CDS encoding GntR family transcriptional regulator, whose amino-acid sequence MSRKFELRLESHELDTLHIKVCRVLREAILRGHFQPGERLVQEELASSLGVSRMPVREALRKLETEGLVIIEPHRGAIVKSLSVEDIQEIYGLRAQFEKMAVEMSAAHMSQADIDQLEELVVAMEKSSDSTEFIESNIEFHRLLISRCTWKRLVSFIETLWNGFPQQTPQMLNDQTEKSNKEHRDILQAIKNGNAAEAGRLVHGHIRRTGENLVKSLQDTLE is encoded by the coding sequence ATGAGCAGAAAATTTGAATTGCGGTTGGAAAGCCATGAACTGGATACGCTGCATATCAAGGTGTGCCGCGTGCTTCGGGAAGCGATTTTGCGGGGGCATTTCCAGCCGGGAGAGCGACTCGTTCAAGAAGAGCTGGCCAGCTCCTTGGGGGTCAGCCGCATGCCGGTGCGAGAAGCGCTCCGCAAGCTGGAAACGGAGGGCCTGGTCATCATCGAGCCGCACCGCGGCGCCATCGTCAAATCGTTGTCGGTGGAGGATATTCAGGAAATCTACGGACTTCGCGCACAATTTGAAAAGATGGCGGTAGAGATGAGCGCGGCGCACATGTCCCAGGCTGACATCGATCAGCTGGAAGAGCTGGTGGTGGCGATGGAGAAATCCAGTGACTCGACCGAATTCATCGAAAGCAACATTGAATTTCACCGACTGCTCATCAGCCGCTGTACGTGGAAGCGTCTCGTGAGCTTCATCGAAACGCTGTGGAATGGCTTTCCTCAGCAGACGCCACAGATGCTCAACGACCAGACTGAAAAATCAAACAAAGAGCATCGGGACATTTTGCAGGCGATCAAAAACGGAAATGCAGCGGAAGCGGGGAGACTGGTTCACGGGCACATCAGGCGCACGGGTGAAAATCTGGTCAAAAGCTTGCAAGATACGCTGGAATAG
- the sdhA gene encoding succinate dehydrogenase flavoprotein subunit has translation MKKQNVIVVGGGLAGLMAAIQIAEKGGTVKLFSLVPVRRSHSVCAQGGINGAVNTKGEGDSTWEHFDDTIYGGDFLADQPPVKAMCEAAPEIIYLFDRMGVQFNRTVEGQIDFRRLGGAKYSRTAFAGATTGQQLLYALDEQVRRYEAQGLIEKWEYWEFLSLILDEEPRCRGIVAQDLKSMEVRAFRADAVILAAGGIGYIFRKSTNSVINTGSAHSIAYQQGVHYANPEFIQIHPTAIPGDDKLRLMSESARGEGGRLWVYRDGKPWYFLEEKYPAYGNLVPRDIATREIFHVCVDLKLGINGENMVYLDISHLPAKQLDEKLGGILDIYEKFVGDDPRKVPMHIFPAMHYSMGGLAVDYNQMTNIKGVFACGECDHQYHGANRLGANSLVSAVYGGMVAGPAALRYISGLSTSAADVSSQLFEAEQNRQEDAFAALTRMDGPENPYQLHVEMSDWMVENVTVVRDNDRLDKTDEKLQELQERWKRIGVDDLSRYQNKSAAFTRQLHNMLQLARVITLGARNRNESRGAHYKPEFSERNDGEWLKTTIASHTPEGPVFHYKDVDLSHIQPRARRYDVVKEAEAGAKEQQGVAK, from the coding sequence ATGAAAAAGCAAAACGTCATCGTGGTTGGCGGGGGCTTGGCCGGGCTGATGGCTGCCATCCAGATTGCGGAGAAAGGAGGAACTGTCAAGCTGTTCTCACTCGTACCCGTGCGCAGGTCCCATTCCGTCTGTGCCCAAGGGGGAATCAATGGCGCCGTCAACACAAAAGGAGAGGGCGACTCTACCTGGGAGCATTTTGACGACACGATCTACGGCGGGGATTTTCTGGCTGATCAGCCTCCGGTCAAAGCCATGTGCGAGGCTGCTCCGGAGATCATTTACCTGTTTGACCGGATGGGGGTGCAGTTTAACCGGACCGTAGAAGGACAGATTGACTTTCGCAGGCTTGGCGGTGCCAAATATTCGCGGACGGCGTTTGCCGGGGCGACGACGGGTCAGCAGCTGCTGTACGCCTTGGATGAGCAGGTCAGACGCTACGAAGCACAAGGCCTGATCGAAAAATGGGAGTACTGGGAATTCCTCTCCCTCATTTTGGATGAGGAGCCTCGCTGCCGGGGGATCGTGGCGCAGGATCTGAAGTCGATGGAAGTTCGCGCGTTTCGGGCAGACGCGGTGATTTTGGCTGCGGGCGGGATCGGATATATCTTCCGCAAAAGCACCAATTCGGTCATTAACACAGGGAGCGCGCACAGCATCGCCTACCAGCAAGGTGTCCATTACGCCAATCCGGAGTTTATCCAGATTCATCCGACCGCGATCCCCGGAGATGACAAGCTGCGGCTGATGTCGGAGTCCGCGCGAGGGGAAGGAGGACGATTGTGGGTGTACCGGGACGGAAAGCCGTGGTACTTCCTCGAGGAGAAATACCCTGCCTACGGGAACCTAGTGCCGCGCGACATCGCGACCCGTGAGATTTTTCACGTCTGCGTCGACTTGAAGCTCGGGATCAACGGAGAGAACATGGTCTACCTCGACATCTCCCATCTCCCAGCCAAGCAGCTGGATGAAAAGCTGGGGGGCATTCTGGACATCTACGAAAAATTTGTGGGGGACGATCCGCGCAAGGTCCCGATGCACATTTTCCCCGCGATGCACTACTCCATGGGCGGGCTGGCTGTCGACTACAACCAGATGACCAATATAAAAGGTGTGTTCGCTTGCGGAGAGTGCGATCATCAGTACCACGGCGCCAACCGGCTGGGAGCCAATTCCCTGGTATCTGCGGTGTACGGGGGGATGGTGGCGGGACCGGCAGCGCTGCGCTATATTTCGGGCCTTTCCACCTCTGCGGCTGACGTTTCCTCACAGCTTTTCGAGGCGGAGCAAAACAGGCAGGAGGACGCGTTCGCGGCACTCACCCGGATGGACGGACCGGAAAATCCGTACCAGCTTCATGTCGAGATGAGCGACTGGATGGTAGAGAATGTGACCGTGGTACGCGATAACGACCGATTGGACAAAACGGATGAAAAGCTGCAGGAGCTGCAGGAGCGCTGGAAGCGGATCGGCGTCGATGACCTGTCGCGCTACCAAAACAAATCGGCGGCTTTTACCCGTCAATTGCACAACATGCTGCAGCTGGCGCGGGTCATCACACTCGGTGCGCGGAACCGCAACGAGAGTCGAGGCGCCCATTACAAGCCGGAATTTTCAGAGCGAAATGACGGCGAGTGGCTGAAGACGACCATTGCGTCGCATACGCCGGAAGGACCGGTCTTTCACTACAAGGACGTGGACCTCTCTCATATTCAGCCGCGTGCGCGAAGGTATGACGTCGTGAAAGAAGCAGAAGCTGGCGCCAAGGAGCAACAGGGGGTGGCCAAATGA